Below is a window of Brassica napus cultivar Da-Ae chromosome A5, Da-Ae, whole genome shotgun sequence DNA.
CTGATATtctcctttttccttttttagtaCCTAAACTTTTTCCTTTTGCTTAACCACCCATTGAAGAACAAAATTCACTGATAATGGCCTTAAGTAAATGCTAATTCTTGTTGAAAAGGATAATCATGGAGAGTGTTTTCTCAAAAGAAGTCCCTTTTAAGTCAGGAGATTACATGATCTATAGGTTTATTGAACTCATTAGAAGAATTACATATGGTTAGTTTATAAGATGATGATACTGAATTGTTTACATATTACAACACACATTATTAAAAGCTTCAAGTTTAAACAAACTGACACacttatttcttttaattatgaGTTTAGTTTATACAGATTGTCACAATTTCAAAAGAGACCAGCAGGTTCTTTCTCTAACACTTGACTAAACAAGTCTCTTTGGATCTTGATTTTGACTTGTCCACTTCCTTTGCAGAGGGAAACGACTTAGCCCACATCCTACTAGCTGCCTTACGCCGTCTTTTAAGCTCTGCATCCATCACAATTGTAGCTTCCTCAGCCATCTCTGCATTCTTCAACGCCTCTTGTGTTGCTGCTTTGATATCTTCAATCTCCTTCTCGCTCATCTCCAGTTTCTTCAGCGTTTCATCTCTGCATGCTCTCAATGCTTCCGTCTCAGTtaatccaccaccaccaccaccacaactTTCTTGAACGTTTAGACATTCCTCTACAGCTTTTGCTTCTTTAGCCTCTTTAAGAGTGATCTTTAGCTCTTCCTCTAACTGCAAAAGCTCCCTCTTTGCATCTTCAGCTTCCTTCTTCAGCTCCTCAACGGCTTGTTCTGTTTCTCTTTGCTCTTTCTCCTTAAGCTCTGAATGCTCTTCCTTAACGTTTTCAAGCTCGAGTTTAAGAGACTCAATTAACATACACAGTCCACTCTCCTCTTCAGCTGCTCTGTGAAGTGATTCCTTAGCAAAGCCTAGCTCTGAAGTCACAACTATCACATTATTACTACTACTCACATCTAAGTCCTGACGACTCTCCTCTTCAGCTACTACTCTTTGAAGCAGTTCCTTAGCAATGCCTAGCTCtgaactcacatctctcacattACTACTAATACTACTCAAAGCTAAACCTTTCTCATCATTTCTCAACTTGTGATTGAGATGCTCAACCGTTTTCTTAGCTTCATCAAGCTCTAACAAAGCCTCAATCTTCGCCATCTCAGCACTCTTTATTTTCTCTTTCAACTTGTCAACCTCTTGATTCCAGAGACAGAGATTCGTCTCCTGCAACCACAATCAGTTAATTACACCAAGAAACACACAAATGTTATAAAGAAAGGAGAAAAACAATCATACATGTTCTTGCCTCTGGTTGAGATGTTCTCCTCCACCAGATAAACCAGCGTTGAAGAGCTTCACTGCATGTTGAACAGAATGAATAGTAGCCATTCACTCCCAGCAAAAACACTGATCCCACTAGTTTAGCAACGCCCTGAATAGAAAATACACTCTCTTTGTTTCTCAAGTAgatcaaaaccataaaataaacttaaaacattGCATATGGGAGCTGTCTGTACCTTGAGACAATGTAACTCAATAATGGAAGGAGGAAAGATGGCAGCTTTGTCATGCTCACGTGTCACGTCCGTGCAGAGATTTTGTAAAAAGAGAGCTCACGGGTCAACTtaaccttcatttttttttttaagttatctCTGCGCTGCACGTGATGCTGCTTGTTTTTAACCACATAATCTTTCTAGTTTAGTTCCTACAGAACATAAACAGAAAGAGATGTagatttttataaagttttaataaaCTTTACGGTTTAACTTTTTCAAAATAGTTAGCATTACACGGTAACTATAATCGGCAACATGAGTGAAGCAGCCACCGTCTACAACTAGGGTTGGGAAGAACACCTGTTGCCGTAATGACGGTTTTAGCCTCGAGTTAAatggaaattttaaatttcaaacccAACACAGGACTCGACCCTTGATACTGGGGGGGCATAGGCCTCTTAAATCTTAATAATTGCTGTCGGATCGTCCAGTGAATTGTTTGTTAGTGTGTTTAATATCGCGCTGTTACGAACAATACGAAGAAAATGCTTTGCCGTTTAACCGATCTACAGACGGCGTGTATTGCAGTTGTCAGAAGGTATTATTTATGGGCTCCGAGGAAGCCCATATCATACTTGTCGGTTGAAATAAAGTCGATATATCAATCATACAAACCggacaaaattattttgaaatggaATATCATTCATTATATTATCTTGTACGATTTACTATTTATGTCAGAAAATGTTACATTCTTTGACTTTTATAACAATTTCACCTTTTAATACAAGCTGTTCTTTTTACCACATTTTTATATAAGCTGTTAATAAAGGAAAATAAAAGCAATACTCTATCCAGATagctttttaaaaagaaaaagtcgAATACAGAAATCACTAAACCAAGTTTATAGACTGAGTAGTGagtataataaataagtaaatttatgcaaaaattatcaaaattaaaacaaaattacatgAATATCTGTCAAAGTTTATCATTTTATGTgcaaaatataaagttttaatttGACCTATAATGTATGAAAATCTAACAGTTTTGAAAGATGATGTTtgcaacaaaatattttcaattagtAAAAATTGTGTCTAACTAACAGAATTGTTgattttgactttttatttaGATAAAACTGACCGATGTAATTATTTCTTAAACTTTATAATCTAATATATTTCCAAAGTAAAAAATACAATGGTAGACAAACTTATGTAAAATGTTGAtttctttttactatttttatatcGATTTTGTATTACCGGTTAGCTACATGCATGAATCAGTAATTAGTCTAAGTTAGTATAAgtattgttacaaaaaaaaaatcactaatatttaaatataatcttTTTGAAAGATTAACTTCTGATTTTGACGTTTTTTTCTTGTCAGCAGGGGAATCTttcatatttctttaaacatccACTAATAATAAAGAGAGAAGTATCACATGAATATAGCTTACCTCTCTCTCCTTCCCTTACATATCTATCTCTTGCTCCccctctctatctctctcgtGTTATCCAACAAAAGTCACGGATCTTGAGCGGTGATCGGAGAGATGGAGTTCCGGGAGAAGCTCTTAAAGTTCAAGCTACAAATCGTCTTCACCTTCGTTTTCTCCTTCGTCACCGTCGCCCTCGTCACTTATTCTCCCGGTTTTCTCACCGTTGTATCTTACTTCTGGCCTCTAGTTCTCTCCACCGCCCTCTTTCTCGCCGCCGTTTTCTTCTTCGCAAGGACCTCCGACCTTCCGACGTCATCTACCCTCTCCGGCGATGGCTCCGGCCTAATAGTGGCGGCAGAGGGGATCCTAGACTATGTCGTCGGCGGACAACAcgaagaatctctctttgataGCTTCACTAAACTCGACTAGTACTATGAGATGTCTATGTGTTTTAATTCCTCAAGTATTTTcgttagtttctttttaataatagaggatatttaaaaatgtaacaGAGTTAACCTGGAATAAGAGTCAATCTTGctttatgaatttttatgaTTCCTTTAGGTTATATCACTTATTTTATACGTTACACTACATTGATATGATTTACTTTCAAAATCGATCAGTTGTATCTTATAATTTAAATGGCGAATGACCTTAAACTCGGTGCCTTTATTTAACTTATAAAACCAATCCACCGACGCGAAAGGATTTTCATTTGTTTACTAATTTAACGTACGAAGAAAAACATTAAGATGTTATCGTAGGTTAAAGATAGTAGTATTCCTCTAGCTAAGattctataaaaaataaaattgggtGATCTATCAGAGAGATGAGATCAAATAATTGTATAACATAGATTCGTACTTTTTGGCACGCTCCTCACGTGCATGAGCATCTCGATCACTGTATCTAAATCTTAAATTATGAATTGAATAAGTGCATCAACGGTTTGCTAATGATGACGTCAGCTCAGCTTAAAAACGTTGCGTAGTTCGCCTATTCGTTTCAAAAGTGACACGGACGTCGGTCATAGATTGAGAATAGTCAGATAATTCTTCATTTAGAGAGTAGGGAACTAAACGGCATGCATGTCCTGCTTATAAGCTGAAAGGATGTTTTGATTGTTTAAAGCAGCTGAATAATGTTGGTTTGAAACATAAGCTTCACTTTTGTACACCATTTCTGTTCATGTAGTTGTAGAGGAAGTCCAAGGTATCAAATATGAGtataatgttttcttttctgttttattGCTTGTTGATATTGTCCTTAGAAGGCAAGTGTATACACTATACACTGCACGCTGGTGGTTGAAAAGAAAACAGGTGAAcggttatctttttttttgccaactggctatattcaaataaagtttTGATCGGTACTAAAGAAGTTATTATGAAAACACCTTAGTCCGTCCATGTCTGATTtacataagaaaatataacGAATCTAATTCTAAATTCTTTGACTAATAAATCTATACGTATGTATCTGCACAAGTAGGTTGAAGGCGTGTTCAAGGAGGTGCCAAGTAAACTCTCGATCAAAACCAGATATCAGATCTTACAATGCTTTGGTCAAAGGATTGTGTAGAAAGGGTTCTTTACCCGAAGCTGTTGCGTTGCTTGATGAGATTGTGAACAAGGGTCTCTGAAGCCTGATGTTTTCACCTTCAACACGATGTTACATGAGTCTACAAAAGGGCACTTTGATGTGGGAGAAGAGTTAAGGGCAATTTAAAATTCGCTTTTGAGCTTTGCAAGGACATATTCACGAAGCCGAAGCGTATACGTGTCTAGTGAGCCCATCGTGCCAGAGGTGGTTGATGCGTTGGTGAAAGGATCAAAGCAAGAAGAAGCTGAGGAGATTGTTGAGCTCGCGAACAAGGATGAAATTTCCGGTTCAATCTATGTCTCTCTTCCAAAGAGTAGTTTATTTGGAAGCTTATTAACAAGTTTATATGCAGTCTATGTTTCCCCCTCTCACGTGTCTTGTTGGTGCACAACACTGCGCGAGCAGTAAATCGAATAACCAAACTATCTTAAGTATCGTGTTTGTGTCACTGATGTTCAGATTTAGAGGAATGCTGATTGATACAGTTCATGTTATTGTCGACTTCAACCGCACGAGTGTCCTAGGTTTGGTCATTCATACCGAGAGGGATTTGGGTTTCAAAATACTTacctttttttattaatgagagaaCTAAAGTAGAATATACAAAgattttatacacaaaaatatattctGTCTTGGTGATTGGCCTTTGCTCAACTTTGATTTTATCTTTATGTAATTAATGTAAGATATCAGTTGACCCTATGTTTCCTTCTTGTGCCCCGTAGAATAAACAATTTCGGAATACTAAATATCATACACACGCATTTTCAGGCAAGACTAGATATAATTAAATACTATTACCTTAGTTACACTTTCCTTAGTTAAACAAGAACAAAGTGTATATAAAAACATGTTGATTTGCTCTACTTGTTACAGAAGCATTAATCAAGcaaaaaggagaagaaaaaaaatgctagCAGCTCCTCCTCCAATGGATTTCTCTGTCGACATGGTTAGCTAAAGTGAATACAGAATATTCTTAGATTTAATCGATTTAACTATTATTGTATCCTCTTTTTTACTTtgattactctttttttttttgcagagctGTGATATAAAAGTGAATAATAGCTGCGAGCTTTGCCATCGAAAAGTGGATGAAGTTATGCAGTCTCTCACCGGTACCCTCTTCCTCtccttttattttggtttggttgttGATGATAGATtcatctttttaatatttataattactgCAGCATTTTACTCTGTGACTTATCTTGGAGAAAACAACACAATTAAGCTCAAGGCGAGAGCTAACCCTAATGTGATTATGTGGATCAGTCACAAGTACGGCGATCACGGCAAGATCTCCAACTTCCATATGAACGGCCAACCCGTCACCCCTCAACCTGGCGGCGGCGGTTATTACGGTCCATCAGGCTATAACCTTCCTTCTAACACCTCCGGTTATTATCCATACCCTCCGCCGCCGCAGTTTCTAGCCGGGAACTATGGTTACCCTATGCCTAATCCACCGCCACCGCAGAAGGAGAGTACTCCACAGGGGATATATAAGCAGCATACAGCGCCGCCGTCTTATGTTATGCAGCCGCCACCGCCAATGCCGTTGTCTAGTTACTCTTACATTGAACCTCCGTATTGGCCGATGAGTGGGAGGTGAGTGAGCGATTGTGTGATAGCGTGGCGAAGAAGGAAGCTTCTTCTTTTGTCTCAAACGCTGCGTTTTGGTTTATGGTTGTGATCGCTGTTTTTTTAAAATGCGATTGCGTTATAGACGCGAATTCTGATTTTGTTTGACCAACAGTTATTAAGACAAATTAATTGTTGATTATTTGAAGGGGCACTCGGTTTGAAGCAGAATAAAGTTTTTTAGATTGTGGTCTCAACACCTTTAGAGAACTAAGAATAAAGtttatgatttgatttgatttgattagtAATGGCTTTAGTTTATCAAGttaactttattattatttgcaaGTAGGCAAGCAAGATTGGGCGAGTGATAACAATAAGTATGTCTTCATAGGAATGTTGCtgcttcattgtttttttttctgactaGTCTGTTTGTTTGTTATAAGAGAATAGAAACCATGGAGTTGGCATATTTATCATGGCATACTCATCAACTCCTTGATGTGTCATGATAAACCCTTTGAACAAGTTGCACTAGTTGTTTAACTTCTAGTCTCCTAGGAGCACTTCATTACCTTACGTCCACCATAGCCAATCTTTCATAGAGTCGTGCCACTATGACTAATTTATGAGTGATCCAAAAGAGTCTTACATCTTGGAGCTTTAATACCATGAAACTATGAAAAATTATCTTTCCATGACTAATTCAATTGTATTCATTTCAACATAAAGTACAACTAGTTATAAGAATCTGGGATTCACCCCATATGTAATCTGAGAACATCTACCTCGAATATAAATATCATGAAAAGATTAAATCAAACGACAAAAATACCCCCTTGATCCAAATCTCGGTAGGGCTTAGTCTTGAAAATTTGAAACCCGTGATTAGGCCTAGCCGATTCTTTTGGTATCAGATTGTATATGACATAATTCTCTAACTCTTGGAACTACTTGATCAATCCCAAGACTAGTGATGGCCATGAGGAGTGTTGGGTCCATCATCCTTCCCGTACACAACATCTGCATGGCCCAAGGAACAAACTAGTACTGGTTATTACTTCTCACTTCAAGCATGTCCCCTCGTTCTCTCATCATTTTCAATTTGTGGTTGTCCAACTTCACCGCCCTTACACCCTTCAACTAAaacttttatttcaaaaaatttcagtTGAATagagaacatttttttttaaagaaatgatCTATGCATCATAGCTGCCTTTTACGTACTTGAATGCAATTGCATCTATTTGCTTTTCTTCCTCCATCGTTCCATATAAACTCAAACAATAGCATCTGAATGCATTATCTTTCCTGAATATACTGATTCGTTTTAGACTCTTACGAGTCTTGTGACATCTTTACGaatcttgatttttttcttctattcatCTCACGAATATTCCTAAGGGTTTTTGGCTTTAATTAGCTTTAGATATGATTGAGCATATGATTGTTAAACATGTATGTGTTTAATTTGATCAGTTTATCTCTCAATAATTAAGTTTTGGACCCACTTAATTCTAAGAAAGCCTGATTGTTTATAGGGCTCCTTTGTTTATATTATTGTAATTTGATTCTTTCTGTTTCGTTTCTATATACACTGATTGAGTTTACTGTTCTTTCTCCAtgtcttttggttttgttttattttaaaattttggattttaataTGCGTAAAGAGCTCCATGATTGATGTATACACTCTCATTCATTTCATGTCTAGTACATTTGTGGCTGTTATTTATCTATCTATCTGATGCCGTTCGAACTGTTGCACCTCATGATCaccatattaatattatttttatataactagAAGATTCCTGACCGATCGCTTAAACTAATATCTGAAACTGTGAAGATTTGGGCGGCTAATTTTACTATTGCAAATGCCCCACCGTATAACCATTCCAATTGAAAACTATTGATCCATAATGAACACCGACTGAGGAGTGACACAGACAAAGGTGCATAAAGTCGTTATACTTGCATAAACATGTTGCAATCAAAGCCTAACACATCAATATAAGAACTTATTTGAGTTCAACTGACCCGTTAAATCATCTAATTTTCTTTCTCGTACGTTGAGTGGATATGTTGTGTAGTGTCAAAATCGTAGTCATCTATTATTATATTCGATAGTTTTCTGCACTCGGCCATTTTCGAAAGCTTAGTTAATATTAccaaaataataagtatatgtAGTTGTTATCAAATATAATATGGATCGAATACCTAATCTTCATCATCCATACACTTTAACTATCTCATCCTTGCTTGTTTGATACATGTAACATTACTAGGCCATTCTTTCTGGCCCGCTCGTTATTTTTCTTGGTTAAtgggtttttgataaaatgagATTAGTCAAATCACATGTTTTCCTTTTAAATACCAACCTCTCGAGAAGActagaaaaaaaatctttataacttTAATGTTGTGATAACATAGAACGTGTTGCTAATATAGCTAAACCGTTTTGTGAAAAAAAGACTAGAAGATTCTAAACAAAGATTCAATGTTCcgaaatattcaaattaataatttattctgAGACTGGTGATGGATAGGTAAAATAGTGAGAAACTGCAGGAAAGAAAAAGGTAAAGCATGGAGGTCTGGAACTAAAAGCGAAGAGAATAGAATCTATTGATCTTAAAAGCACAATCATTTTCGCTTTTTTAACATTGTTTCGATTATTCGTTGATAACTGTTCATATGGTTAgataaatatgttaaattatattttcgcTTTTAAGATCAATAGATGGATAGATGTATTGTCATatgttaaattaataatttattctgAGACTGGTGATGGATAGATGGATTGTCGCACAATCATTTTCGCTTTTAAGATCAATAGATTTATCTGATCCATGGTAACATATAATCGTTAGGTGTTCCCATAGTTTACAGATGATCACAGGGTTCAGGCTTGGGAATacgatattttaattttgttatcaTATATGTTTCTTGTCGATCGATCCAAAAGTTCTCAGATAGAGAAATCAGAAATGAATTAAGTAATCGTATAtcatatctttttaaaatgagAATTCATTATACGTACACGTGTGCGTAGCACCATTATTCCCGATACCATCGGGGTGCAGACAACACATAGCTAAAAGTATAGATTCTACATCAGTCTAGGATCTAGGAACAATAATAGAGATCGATATGATCATGTGTATGTACTATTtatgtgtgcatatatatagtCATACGTTAATCATGCATCTTTACTAAATTGTTCTCGTTGTTGCATGCATTTCTTTAGTGAGCTTCATTTTTGCATAATACAAAGATAATATGACTAAATAACCATcgtttattttcaaaatcagcTGATGATTCACAAATCTTATGATTCACTGATCGTGCATGAGTTtctcaaataaaatagattttatgtgtgattttgTTGTTTACTAAAACGAGCAGTAACtattttatgtgtgattttgATACGTTAGTTATAAAGTCATACAAATATAAACTACAGGGGAAcaatgttttaataaataatgtaACGCGAGAGATGTATATAAAACAAGATTCCATTAAAATAGATGCTAAAAAGTACAAGTGACGTGAAGAAGAGGCTAGAAAAAACTTCGCTCTCTAAGAACTTATTGCGCACGTCTAATTAAGCTTAAACATATATAGCTAATTAATAAGAAATCAAACAAGGATTAGATGCTGTTTAGCTTCGAGTCTAAGCTCTTCCTTCATCTTTCTAATGAACTCATCAAACTTCTTGTTAATATCTTCCTCCGTCACCATCCCCACACTATCTTCCTCTTCTCTAGATTCGGCACGAATATCACACTTCTCCTCTAGATCACCATTATTCGGTAATGGCTCATCagattcttcatcttcatcttctttctcttcttcggTTTCTTGGTCTTGTGTACTAACTTCCTCTGCAAGAAAAGTCTTTGTTCCTCTATCATGATCATCAGAGTAGTACTCTAGCTCCAACGTCGCATCGTAACTATCAAAGTCTCCGTGATCAAAGGTTTGATCGGTGTTGCTCCAGCTTTCCTCTACAGGTTTTGATGAAGATATTAAACCAGAGTACTTAGCGACAAACACTAAGAGACCATTGCAGACGAGAAACATGTACATCTTATCTACCGCGTGTGTTACGAGTTGAATTGTGAGTTTACATAAATAGAAATTGTGAGTGATTAAAAGAGATGAAACCCATATCGAAATTACTATAAACTTCGTCAGTTTCTTCATTAACTCAGGTTTTATTCGATCCATCTCTCTGGTCTTTTTCTCTCTGACTTTTATAAGTGAATGataaagaaataagaaaaagaacGCTCAGCTTTAGGACTTTAGAGACTGATTGTGCAAAGGCTTACACTCAACGGCTTTGGTATTTATAGTTACAGTATGAGATTTTTTGGCCAAAGGAAACCTTGAAATGATTTTACCAAACTGCCCCTTTGTTCTGATGTTTCATACCACGTGTTAAGACTTGAGAgagattttttctcaattatGTGGATCAAATTTAATCTACTCTCCCTTCTTTGTCAACTAATCTTTGTTTCCTTTTGGCATATTATTAGTTTGATTTTGTGGACTTTCTTATGAATGTTCCAAAGCTTTTAGCATATTGTATGATTTTTATAAGTTGTGCTAATAGAACAATGATTATGTCGTCGTGTGTTATTTATAGATATGGTCAtgtttaatacaaattttaaacagAATAGTCTAGAAGTAAGTT
It encodes the following:
- the LOC106452339 gene encoding WEB family protein At3g13190 isoform X2 — its product is MATIHSVQHAVKLFNAGLSGGGEHLNQRQEHETNLCLWNQEVDKLKEKIKSAEMAKIEALLELDEAKKTVEHLNHKLRNDEKGLALSSISSNVRDVSSELGIAKELLQRVVAEEESRQDLDVSSSNNVIVVTSELGFAKESLHRAAEEESGLCMLIESLKLELENVKEEHSELKEKEQRETEQAVEELKKEAEDAKRELLQLEEELKITLKEAKEAKAVEECLNVQESCGGGGGGLTETEALRACRDETLKKLEMSEKEIEDIKAATQEALKNAEMAEEATIVMDAELKRRRKAASRMWAKSFPSAKEVDKSKSRSKETCLVKC
- the LOC106452339 gene encoding WEB family protein At3g13190 isoform X1; amino-acid sequence: MVLIYLRNKESVFSIQGVAKLVGSVFLLGVNGYYSFCSTCSEALQRWFIWWRRTSQPEETNLCLWNQEVDKLKEKIKSAEMAKIEALLELDEAKKTVEHLNHKLRNDEKGLALSSISSNVRDVSSELGIAKELLQRVVAEEESRQDLDVSSSNNVIVVTSELGFAKESLHRAAEEESGLCMLIESLKLELENVKEEHSELKEKEQRETEQAVEELKKEAEDAKRELLQLEEELKITLKEAKEAKAVEECLNVQESCGGGGGGLTETEALRACRDETLKKLEMSEKEIEDIKAATQEALKNAEMAEEATIVMDAELKRRRKAASRMWAKSFPSAKEVDKSKSRSKETCLVKC
- the LOC106345415 gene encoding uncharacterized protein LOC106345415, with protein sequence MEFREKLLKFKLQIVFTFVFSFVTVALVTYSPGFLTVVSYFWPLVLSTALFLAAVFFFARTSDLPTSSTLSGDGSGLIVAAEGILDYVVGGQHEESLFDSFTKLD
- the LOC106454101 gene encoding nematocyst expressed protein 4-like; protein product: MQSLTAFYSVTYLGENNTIKLKARANPNVIMWISHKYGDHGKISNFHMNGQPVTPQPGGGGYYGPSGYNLPSNTSGYYPYPPPPQFLAGNYGYPMPNPPPPQKESTPQGIYKQHTAPPSYVMQPPPPMPLSSYSYIEPPYWPMSGR
- the LOC106345416 gene encoding uncharacterized protein LOC106345416 encodes the protein MDRIKPELMKKLTKFIVISIWVSSLLITHNFYLCKLTIQLVTHAVDKMYMFLVCNGLLVFVAKYSGLISSSKPVEESWSNTDQTFDHGDFDSYDATLELEYYSDDHDRGTKTFLAEEVSTQDQETEEEKEDEDEESDEPLPNNGDLEEKCDIRAESREEEDSVGMVTEEDINKKFDEFIRKMKEELRLEAKQHLILV